One stretch of Glycine soja cultivar W05 chromosome 7, ASM419377v2, whole genome shotgun sequence DNA includes these proteins:
- the LOC114420682 gene encoding BAG-associated GRAM protein 1-like has product MGQQPKVDSHTSLVYLIKVELFTAKDLVGAKLIGKPDPYAVITCGNEKRFSSMVPGSRNPMWGGGKGEVFNFSVDELPVQMVWACGEGIGILCSRKLPAFMRSTNGDHLMKIRRMINVTIYDWYKCRDNAILGSVTVPLKSNGQTGPVWHTLDSPSGKVSLQIETKKLPANVSRIHCYGEATVVHQKPGPLQTIFDLHSDEVIDHRYICALETSFLYQGDMYVSAWNICFYSNMFSKEMKVRLYFCFAQVQ; this is encoded by the exons ATGGGGCAACAGCCTAAAGTGGATTCTCATACCAGTTTGGTCTATCTGATTAag GTAGAACTATTCACTGCTAAGGATCTCGTTGGTGCTAAGTTAATTGGCAAACCAGATCCTTATGCTGTCATTACATGTGGCAATGAAAAGCGATTCAG TTCCATGGTCCCTGGTTCAAGAAATCCAATGTGGGGTGGGGGCAAGGGTGAGGTGTTCAATTTTTCCGTTGATGAACTTCCTGTCCAG ATGGTTTGGGCATGTGGAGAAGGGATCGGGATTCTCTGCAGTCGGAAATTACCTGCATTCATGCGGTCAACTAATGGTGATCATTTGATGAAGATCAGACGGATG ATCAATGTCACAATTTATGATTGGTATAAATGTCGGGATAATGCTATTCTTGGTTCAGTGACTGTTCCACTTAAAAGCAATGGTCAAACTGGTCCAGTGTGGCATACTTTAGATAGCCCATCAGGGAAG GTTTCTCttcaaatagaaacaaaaaaactaCCTGCAAATGTTTCTAG GATACATTGTTATGGAGAAGCCACTGTAGTCCATCAAAAGCCAGGGCCTCTTCAAACTATATTTGATCTTCATTCTGACGAG GTTATTGATCATAGATATATTTGTGCACTTGAGACGTCATTCTTGTACCAAGGTGATATGTATGTCTCAGCATGGAACATTTGTTTCTATTCCAATATGTTCTCAAAGGAAATGAAGGTCAGATTATACTTCTGTTTTGCCCAGGTTCAGTAG
- the LOC114419643 gene encoding transcription factor bHLH153-like isoform X1 — MIASSFCNADSMFSREEGIDVRKMMEHKRSPCSVDQSSYTSIASKRQKADLSISTKERKEKIGKRIVALQQLVSPYGKTDTSSVLKEAMEYIGFLHKQVKLLSAPYLESSPAAKMQGMEPCSLRSRGLCLVPVSFTIGVAETNGADIWAPIKTTTSPKFEKDVSQFH; from the exons ATGATAGCCAGCTCCTTCTGCAATGCTGATTCTATGTTTTCA AGAGAAGAGGGGATAGATGTTAGAAAGATGATGGAACATAAAAGGAGCCCCTGCTCTGTTGACCAAAGCAGTTATACTTCTATTGCCTCCAAAAGGCAAAAGGCTGATTTATCGATCAGCACTAag GAGAGGAAGGAAAAGATTGGCAAACGAATTGTTGCTCTTCAGCAGCTTGTTTCACCATATGGAAAG ACAGATACATCTTCTGTTCTAAAGGAGGCAATGGAATACATAGGATTCCTTCATAAACAAGTTAAG CTGCTTAGTGCTCCATACCTTGAAAGTTCACCAGCAGCAAAGATGCAG GGTATGGAGCCATGCAGCCTGAGGAGTAGAGGGTTATGTCTTGTTCCTGTGTCATTTACTATTGGAGTTGCTGAGACCAATGGTGCAGATATCTGGGCTCCCATTAAGACTACTACTTCTCCTAAATTTGAGAAGGATGTCTCCCAATTTCATTGA
- the LOC114419643 gene encoding transcription factor bHLH153-like isoform X2, whose protein sequence is MIASSFCNADSMFSREEGIDVRKMMEHKRSPCSVDQSSYTSIASKRQKADLSISTKERKEKIGKRIVALQQLVSPYGKTDTSSVLKEAMEYIGFLHKQLLSAPYLESSPAAKMQGMEPCSLRSRGLCLVPVSFTIGVAETNGADIWAPIKTTTSPKFEKDVSQFH, encoded by the exons ATGATAGCCAGCTCCTTCTGCAATGCTGATTCTATGTTTTCA AGAGAAGAGGGGATAGATGTTAGAAAGATGATGGAACATAAAAGGAGCCCCTGCTCTGTTGACCAAAGCAGTTATACTTCTATTGCCTCCAAAAGGCAAAAGGCTGATTTATCGATCAGCACTAag GAGAGGAAGGAAAAGATTGGCAAACGAATTGTTGCTCTTCAGCAGCTTGTTTCACCATATGGAAAG ACAGATACATCTTCTGTTCTAAAGGAGGCAATGGAATACATAGGATTCCTTCATAAACAA CTGCTTAGTGCTCCATACCTTGAAAGTTCACCAGCAGCAAAGATGCAG GGTATGGAGCCATGCAGCCTGAGGAGTAGAGGGTTATGTCTTGTTCCTGTGTCATTTACTATTGGAGTTGCTGAGACCAATGGTGCAGATATCTGGGCTCCCATTAAGACTACTACTTCTCCTAAATTTGAGAAGGATGTCTCCCAATTTCATTGA